In Pyxidicoccus xibeiensis, the following proteins share a genomic window:
- a CDS encoding winged helix-turn-helix domain-containing protein gives MAWQPKHWTAQQLEERRLAAGRLLRRGHLSQAEVARRVGVSESSVSRWARRLHEAGGSTRGLKARPRTGRPSKLSSGEWRQVAGLVRAGARTYGFPTERWMLTRVAHLIHRTFRVRYHPNYLAERLHRLGLSPQQPRTRAKERDDALVEAWLKRDWPRIKRGLEEAGGPLPSWTRRVVRFGPA, from the coding sequence ATGGCGTGGCAGCCAAAGCACTGGACGGCACAGCAGCTTGAGGAGCGGCGGCTTGCGGCCGGACGACTCCTGCGACGGGGGCACCTGTCGCAGGCGGAGGTGGCGCGCCGTGTGGGTGTCAGCGAGTCCTCCGTCAGCCGCTGGGCGCGGCGACTGCATGAGGCAGGCGGCAGTACACGCGGGTTGAAGGCGAGGCCGCGCACGGGCCGGCCGTCGAAGTTGAGCTCGGGAGAATGGCGGCAGGTGGCGGGGCTGGTACGGGCAGGGGCGCGCACCTACGGTTTCCCTACCGAGCGCTGGATGCTCACGCGAGTGGCGCACCTCATCCACCGCACGTTCAGAGTGCGCTACCACCCCAATTACCTGGCCGAGCGCCTTCATCGACTGGGTTTGAGTCCGCAGCAGCCCCGCACGCGGGCCAAGGAGCGTGACGATGCGTTGGTGGAGGCCTGGCTGAAGCGCGACTGGCCCCGCATCAAAAGGGGGCTCGAAGAAGCGGGCGGGCCATTGCCTTCGTGGACGAGACGGGTAGTTCGTTTCGGGCCCGCGTAG
- a CDS encoding mannose-1-phosphate guanylyltransferase, translated as MALYPVIMAGGSGTRFWPLSRQARPKQFLPLASKQPLITDTAARLKGLASVKDTFIVCGPLHAKAAAKLVKGLPKANLLVEPVARNTAPAVALAAVQVAARNPKGVMVVLPSDHHVADVPGFKRTLAEAAQLAEAGHIVTLGIKPAHPETGYGYIQVGEPLEGGGRKVQAFKEKPDLETARGYVSSGDYLWNGGIFVFRADVILEAFARHMPEMQKGLDALRKAAGKRTFAAVLKKVFPKLPSISIDYGVMEKASNIAVLPGDFGWSDVGSFAAIPEVRPADANGNVVSGDSAVVVDCKNCVVLADKRPLAVVGLTDVVVVDSGDAVLVVPKDKSQDVRKVVEALKARKLTKFL; from the coding sequence ATGGCCCTCTACCCCGTCATCATGGCCGGTGGCTCCGGCACCCGCTTCTGGCCGCTGTCGCGTCAGGCGCGGCCCAAGCAGTTCCTGCCGCTCGCCTCCAAGCAGCCGCTCATCACCGACACCGCCGCGCGCCTCAAGGGGCTCGCCTCCGTGAAGGACACCTTCATCGTCTGCGGCCCGCTGCACGCGAAGGCCGCGGCGAAGCTGGTGAAGGGGCTGCCCAAGGCGAACCTCCTGGTGGAGCCCGTGGCCCGCAACACCGCGCCCGCCGTCGCCCTGGCCGCGGTGCAGGTGGCCGCGCGCAACCCGAAGGGCGTCATGGTGGTGCTGCCCTCGGACCACCACGTCGCGGACGTGCCCGGCTTCAAGCGCACGCTGGCCGAGGCCGCGCAGCTCGCCGAGGCGGGCCACATCGTCACGCTGGGCATCAAGCCCGCGCACCCGGAGACGGGCTACGGCTACATCCAGGTGGGTGAGCCCCTGGAGGGCGGCGGCCGCAAGGTGCAGGCCTTCAAGGAGAAGCCGGACCTCGAGACGGCGCGTGGCTACGTGTCCTCCGGGGACTACCTGTGGAATGGCGGCATCTTCGTCTTCCGCGCGGACGTCATCCTGGAGGCCTTCGCCAGGCACATGCCGGAGATGCAGAAGGGGCTGGACGCCCTGCGCAAGGCCGCGGGCAAGCGCACCTTCGCGGCCGTGCTGAAGAAGGTGTTCCCCAAGCTGCCCTCCATCTCCATCGACTATGGCGTCATGGAGAAGGCGTCCAACATCGCCGTGCTGCCCGGGGACTTCGGCTGGTCGGACGTGGGCTCCTTCGCCGCCATTCCCGAGGTGCGCCCCGCGGATGCCAACGGCAACGTCGTGTCCGGCGACTCCGCGGTGGTGGTGGACTGCAAGAACTGCGTGGTGCTGGCCGACAAGCGCCCGCTGGCCGTGGTGGGCCTCACCGACGTGGTGGTGGTCGACTCCGGCGACGCCGTCCTCGTGGTGCCCAAGGACAAGAGCCAGGACGTGCGCAAGGTTGTCGAGGCGCTCAAGGCTCGCAAGCTGACGAAGTTCCTGTAG
- a CDS encoding metallophosphoesterase family protein: MDRVNPSSVVVSFSNVSRMLGKESVAETVPAELAALDPAERARLQAGLEAALTILEDDQREPGVMVAPNHRPAALFQSFLAEQAATQGKVEPTKAGGYEAKFDEKDWLGWAGSFFSWWRKLKKHDWLSAHPDPLPMPSGASIAMLSDWGTGLYGAPICADSIQRAKPQVILHLGDVYYAGTETEVKERFLRFFPQVPGAIRRASNSNHEMYSGGYAYFRNTLPALDQFASYFALENDRWLLVGLDTGYAEHDLFGDQVAWLDRLMKRAKEKGQKVILTSHHQPFSIFEGQGPKLLAKVQHLLTSKQVFAWYWGHEHRCVLHAKHPAWAMYGRCIGHSGFPYFRETVGHTPVVKKNADGSQWHQLDANDGVPGALFLDGPNAFLPGHENRYGPHGYVSIQLGQDSILETVHAADGSKLYEHELR; this comes from the coding sequence ATGGACCGCGTCAACCCGTCGTCTGTCGTTGTTTCGTTCTCCAACGTCAGCAGGATGCTGGGCAAGGAGTCGGTCGCGGAGACCGTCCCCGCGGAGCTCGCGGCCCTGGACCCCGCGGAGAGGGCCCGGCTCCAGGCCGGCCTGGAGGCGGCGCTCACCATCCTGGAGGACGACCAGCGGGAGCCCGGGGTCATGGTGGCCCCCAACCACCGCCCCGCGGCGCTGTTCCAGTCCTTCCTGGCCGAGCAGGCCGCCACGCAGGGCAAGGTGGAGCCCACGAAGGCCGGCGGCTACGAGGCGAAGTTCGACGAGAAGGACTGGCTGGGCTGGGCGGGCAGCTTCTTCTCCTGGTGGCGCAAGCTGAAGAAGCACGACTGGCTGTCGGCGCACCCGGACCCGCTCCCGATGCCGTCCGGCGCGAGCATCGCCATGCTGTCCGACTGGGGCACCGGGCTCTATGGCGCCCCCATCTGCGCGGACAGCATCCAGCGCGCGAAGCCCCAGGTCATCCTCCACCTGGGAGACGTCTACTACGCGGGCACGGAGACGGAGGTGAAGGAGCGCTTCCTGCGCTTCTTCCCGCAGGTGCCCGGAGCCATCCGCCGCGCCTCCAACTCGAACCACGAGATGTACTCAGGGGGCTACGCGTACTTCCGGAACACGCTCCCGGCGCTGGACCAGTTCGCCAGCTACTTCGCGCTGGAGAACGACCGCTGGCTGCTGGTGGGGCTGGACACGGGCTACGCCGAGCACGACCTCTTCGGCGACCAGGTGGCGTGGCTGGACAGGCTGATGAAGCGCGCGAAGGAGAAGGGCCAGAAGGTCATCCTCACCTCGCACCACCAGCCCTTCTCCATCTTCGAGGGCCAGGGCCCCAAGCTGCTCGCGAAGGTGCAGCATCTGCTGACCTCGAAGCAGGTCTTCGCCTGGTACTGGGGCCACGAGCACCGCTGCGTGCTGCATGCGAAGCACCCGGCATGGGCGATGTACGGGCGGTGCATCGGCCACTCGGGCTTCCCCTACTTCCGGGAGACGGTGGGCCACACGCCGGTGGTGAAGAAGAACGCGGACGGCTCGCAGTGGCACCAGCTCGACGCGAACGATGGCGTGCCCGGCGCGCTCTTCCTGGACGGGCCCAATGCCTTCCTGCCGGGACACGAGAACCGCTACGGGCCCCACGGGTACGTGAGCATCCAGCTGGGTCAGGACTCCATCCTGGAGACGGTGCACGCCGCGGATGGCTCGAAGCTGTACGAGCACGAGCTGCGCTGA
- a CDS encoding CotH kinase family protein: MKRLALLAGLMLLMGACGDASTDPPIPDTPSEDAGPDQRPDPTDAGTPDSGVPDAGAPDSGTPDAGPPDSGTPDAGPPDSGTPDGGPTTPPPTWPALQTSLPEYHLTVSPEHLKALNDNIDNRDYQVPATFTAAGRDYSVDVRYRGRSTRYETKKPWQVRFDKADRFQGVKRIELLAAYKDGGYLTEKLWYDTAASVGLEVPRTRYVNLYLNGQYSGVYVELESITKDFLESHALDDDGDIYRCGMHDCELRQPPYQPYMEKWEKQTNEKEPWDRLWTFLDGLNRTSPDQFEAFLKKNLELEDYLTWMVLDSFIVNHTHQDARSYLIYSRETGRWTFVPWDLNNALSLYNRTNPNPIQGVKKDYPHPGFSGYDPKVYELYVHRRDDLGYKDMRPTWSTLTTRILDDPKLRTRYIARMRELLETRLTEEELGARIDKMHALLKPFILPQEGADKPLDETVSVPHARESAKYLRRFVKERRAWLLAHLDDLEKHGEGAIVIDRVGRTESGGFWVQLYNRGSAPVELGGLRLSADTRVPFAPQLPARTLAPGEHATFDLALDPARTEVGLFDAAGMKALDMLWFAPLAHGEAYGREPRGAESFKGQPGK; the protein is encoded by the coding sequence ATGAAACGACTTGCCCTGCTTGCTGGACTGATGCTGCTGATGGGCGCGTGTGGTGATGCGTCCACCGACCCTCCAATTCCAGACACTCCGTCTGAGGACGCCGGCCCTGACCAACGGCCGGACCCCACTGATGCGGGCACGCCCGACTCCGGGGTACCCGACGCTGGCGCCCCGGACTCCGGGACGCCCGATGCGGGGCCGCCGGACTCCGGCACGCCCGACGCGGGGCCTCCGGACTCCGGCACGCCGGATGGGGGACCGACGACGCCGCCGCCGACGTGGCCCGCGCTCCAGACGTCGCTGCCCGAGTACCACCTCACGGTGTCCCCGGAGCACCTGAAGGCGCTGAACGACAACATCGACAACCGGGACTACCAGGTGCCGGCGACCTTCACCGCGGCGGGGCGCGACTACTCGGTGGACGTGCGCTACCGGGGCCGGTCGACGCGCTACGAGACGAAGAAGCCCTGGCAGGTGCGCTTCGACAAGGCGGACCGCTTCCAGGGGGTGAAGCGCATCGAGCTGCTCGCGGCGTACAAGGACGGCGGCTACCTCACGGAGAAGCTCTGGTACGACACGGCGGCCAGCGTGGGGCTGGAGGTGCCCCGGACGCGCTACGTGAATCTGTACCTCAATGGACAGTACTCGGGCGTCTACGTGGAGCTGGAGTCCATCACCAAGGACTTCCTGGAGTCGCACGCCCTGGATGACGACGGCGACATCTACCGCTGCGGCATGCACGACTGCGAGCTGCGGCAGCCGCCATACCAGCCGTACATGGAGAAGTGGGAGAAGCAGACGAACGAGAAGGAGCCGTGGGACCGGCTGTGGACGTTCCTGGACGGACTCAACCGCACGTCGCCGGACCAGTTCGAGGCGTTCCTGAAGAAGAACCTGGAGCTGGAGGACTACCTCACCTGGATGGTGCTGGACTCGTTCATCGTCAATCACACGCACCAGGACGCGCGCAGCTACCTCATCTACAGCCGGGAGACGGGCAGGTGGACGTTCGTCCCCTGGGATTTGAACAACGCGCTGAGCCTCTACAACCGCACGAACCCCAACCCCATCCAGGGCGTGAAGAAGGACTACCCGCACCCGGGTTTCAGCGGGTACGACCCCAAGGTCTACGAGCTGTACGTCCACCGCCGGGATGACCTGGGCTACAAGGACATGCGGCCCACGTGGAGCACGCTGACCACGCGCATCCTGGACGACCCGAAGCTGCGGACCCGGTACATCGCGCGGATGCGGGAGCTGCTGGAGACGCGGCTCACGGAGGAGGAGCTGGGGGCGCGCATCGACAAGATGCATGCGCTGCTGAAGCCCTTCATCCTGCCCCAGGAGGGTGCGGACAAGCCGCTGGACGAGACGGTGAGCGTCCCGCATGCGAGGGAGAGCGCGAAGTACCTGCGCCGCTTCGTGAAGGAGCGCCGGGCGTGGCTGCTGGCGCACCTGGATGACCTGGAGAAGCACGGGGAGGGCGCCATCGTCATCGACCGGGTGGGGCGGACGGAGTCGGGTGGCTTCTGGGTGCAGCTCTACAACCGGGGCAGTGCGCCGGTGGAGCTGGGAGGGCTGCGGCTGTCGGCGGATACGCGGGTGCCGTTTGCTCCGCAGCTGCCGGCGCGGACGCTGGCGCCGGGGGAGCATGCGACGTTCGACCTGGCGCTGGACCCGGCGCGGACGGAGGTGGGCCTGTTCGACGCGGCGGGGATGAAGGCCCTGGACATGCTGTGGTTCGCCCCGCTGGCACACGGAGAGGCGTACGGCCGCGAGCCCCGGGGGGCGGAGTCGTTCAAAGGCCAGCCCGGGAAGTGA
- a CDS encoding trypsin-like serine peptidase: MSTTAEEVEQLRARAARAFQKATAEQVIGRLRAIIGPTAQEGLVRDALSALQNGELPTPMQMAALEQAIRVFRPSLLSKGGQLPPLSPEVGASFPDWEGFRAAVKPLLPSVGRIELMGPQGKQRSVGTGFLVRPHLLVTNRHVLEELSSGTGKLERGMARVNFGQEYGQVDAEGPVDIVREVAEHPDLDLALLEVDTAQLSAARTPLELETEAVGRGADVAVIGYPFPDAERNPSFVTAAFEGKLGVKRVAPGEVMKTAGATLHHDCSTLGGNSGSPLVSLKSARVVGVHFRGSFAVRNTAVAASELGAFLQAHAPQ; encoded by the coding sequence ATGAGCACGACAGCCGAAGAGGTGGAGCAGTTGCGGGCGCGGGCGGCACGCGCCTTCCAGAAGGCCACGGCGGAGCAGGTCATCGGCCGCCTGCGTGCCATCATCGGCCCCACCGCGCAGGAGGGGCTGGTGCGCGACGCGCTGAGCGCGCTGCAGAACGGTGAGCTGCCCACGCCCATGCAGATGGCCGCGCTGGAGCAGGCCATCCGCGTCTTCCGTCCGTCGCTGCTGTCGAAGGGCGGCCAGCTCCCGCCGCTGTCACCGGAGGTGGGGGCCTCCTTCCCGGACTGGGAGGGGTTCCGGGCGGCCGTGAAGCCGCTGCTCCCCTCGGTGGGTCGCATCGAGCTGATGGGGCCGCAAGGCAAGCAGCGCAGCGTGGGCACGGGCTTTCTGGTGCGCCCGCACCTGCTCGTCACCAACCGGCACGTGCTGGAGGAGCTGTCCTCGGGGACGGGGAAGCTGGAGCGGGGCATGGCGCGGGTGAACTTCGGCCAGGAGTACGGGCAGGTGGACGCCGAGGGCCCCGTGGACATCGTCCGCGAGGTGGCCGAGCACCCGGACCTGGACCTGGCGCTCCTGGAGGTGGACACCGCGCAACTGTCCGCCGCGCGCACGCCGCTGGAGCTGGAGACGGAAGCCGTCGGGCGGGGCGCGGACGTGGCCGTCATCGGCTACCCCTTCCCGGATGCCGAGCGGAATCCCTCCTTCGTGACGGCGGCCTTCGAGGGGAAGCTCGGGGTGAAGCGGGTGGCGCCGGGCGAGGTGATGAAGACGGCGGGCGCAACGCTGCACCATGACTGCTCGACGCTGGGTGGCAACTCCGGCTCGCCGCTCGTATCTCTCAAGAGTGCGAGGGTGGTGGGCGTCCACTTCCGGGGGAGCTTCGCCGTGCGCAACACCGCCGTCGCGGCCTCGGAGCTCGGCGCGTTCCTGCAGGCCCACGCGCCGCAGTGA
- a CDS encoding serine/threonine-protein kinase: MACTHCAVTHPVGTACPAVHSVPAASSDVALEGQRHGPLVLKRRLGAGALGTVYLAEHLPSAHRFAVKVLHPHLAARPEMRTRFYKEARALRELTHRHVARVLDARPGPGGLPCLLMEYANGEPLSRLPMPLAPVEAVELLGQALSAVEAAHARGLLHCDLSADNLVLTRDRHGERRVKVLDFGASAVLSASLSEEERACGMVVGSPAFIAPEQWSGEAVDGRADLYALGVVGYLLVTGRLPFGFGRVGDLTPPEPHVLNPGVPPGLSAVLLRALAQRPDERFADARTFRLALMDCLAPFSQTAVASSPLVDEHEPLPDIEIVVDALVDVPGPASEPAARATASKGYPGVPWDILPQPIALVPGNGVRILGGHAGHSITSIFGHAMPADGATPLHLALREAAHGDARTVSVVEVSAPCAAAPAGLEVRLGLGASQGLVPVKAGDVTTEGFFAAWEGPLPPLAARLPAQLSFGGRTVACECDVVRHVTRDEARIWNVAAGVFVQFDSPEEPLRQLLAQALWTGTAPRAPGGEPRPDAELARLLSRAAMVAKDPYTLLGAQPGVDFDEVRRRASAALRRLDGFRQRTLPTEQRRALDTLRQRVEAARRTLGEPLNRAGFDAVRGNLAGLSRCVEAGLTDEAIEPLRRAFLNARPEAEARARTLFTQGHALEVQRALRGALTRYAEALALDPLNVSWLRHYQALRQESWGVAPETRPQPSSAML; the protein is encoded by the coding sequence ATGGCATGCACGCACTGCGCGGTGACCCACCCGGTCGGGACTGCCTGCCCGGCCGTCCACTCCGTCCCCGCGGCTTCCTCCGACGTCGCGCTGGAGGGGCAGCGGCACGGGCCGCTCGTCCTGAAGCGCCGGCTGGGAGCGGGGGCGCTGGGCACGGTGTACCTGGCCGAGCATCTGCCCAGCGCGCACCGCTTCGCCGTCAAGGTGCTGCACCCGCACCTGGCCGCGCGGCCGGAGATGCGCACCCGCTTCTACAAGGAGGCGCGCGCGCTGCGGGAGCTGACCCACCGCCACGTGGCCCGCGTGCTCGACGCGCGTCCCGGCCCCGGGGGCCTGCCGTGCCTCCTGATGGAGTACGCCAACGGCGAGCCCCTCTCGCGCCTGCCCATGCCGCTGGCGCCGGTGGAGGCGGTGGAGCTGCTCGGCCAGGCGCTGTCCGCCGTGGAGGCCGCGCACGCGCGGGGCCTGCTGCACTGTGACTTGTCCGCGGACAACCTCGTCCTCACCCGTGACAGGCACGGCGAGCGGCGGGTGAAGGTGCTCGACTTCGGCGCCAGCGCCGTCCTGTCCGCCAGCCTCTCCGAGGAGGAGCGGGCGTGCGGCATGGTGGTGGGCTCGCCCGCCTTCATCGCGCCGGAGCAGTGGTCGGGCGAGGCCGTGGATGGCCGCGCGGACCTGTATGCGCTGGGCGTGGTGGGCTACCTGCTCGTCACCGGGCGCCTGCCCTTCGGCTTCGGCCGCGTGGGCGACCTGACGCCGCCGGAGCCGCACGTCCTCAACCCGGGCGTGCCGCCGGGCCTGTCCGCCGTGCTGCTGCGCGCCCTGGCCCAGCGCCCCGACGAGCGCTTCGCGGATGCCCGGACGTTCCGCCTGGCGCTGATGGACTGCCTGGCGCCCTTCTCGCAGACGGCGGTGGCGTCCTCGCCGCTCGTCGACGAGCACGAGCCGCTGCCGGACATCGAAATCGTGGTGGACGCGCTGGTGGACGTGCCCGGCCCCGCGTCCGAGCCCGCCGCGCGCGCGACAGCCTCGAAGGGCTACCCGGGCGTTCCGTGGGACATCCTTCCGCAGCCCATCGCCCTGGTGCCGGGCAATGGCGTGCGCATCCTCGGGGGCCACGCGGGCCACTCCATCACCAGCATCTTCGGCCATGCCATGCCGGCGGACGGCGCCACGCCGCTGCACCTGGCGCTCCGCGAGGCGGCCCATGGCGACGCGCGCACCGTCTCCGTGGTGGAGGTCTCCGCGCCGTGCGCCGCCGCGCCCGCGGGCCTGGAGGTCCGCCTGGGCCTGGGGGCCTCGCAAGGCCTGGTGCCCGTGAAGGCCGGTGACGTGACGACGGAGGGCTTCTTCGCCGCCTGGGAAGGGCCGCTGCCGCCGCTCGCCGCGCGGCTGCCGGCGCAGCTGTCCTTCGGGGGCCGGACGGTGGCGTGCGAGTGCGACGTCGTCCGTCACGTCACGCGGGACGAGGCGCGCATCTGGAACGTGGCCGCCGGCGTCTTCGTGCAGTTCGACAGCCCCGAGGAGCCGCTGCGCCAGCTGCTGGCCCAGGCGCTGTGGACGGGGACGGCGCCGCGCGCACCGGGCGGAGAGCCCCGGCCGGACGCCGAGCTCGCGCGCCTGCTGTCGCGGGCCGCCATGGTGGCGAAGGACCCGTACACCCTGCTGGGTGCGCAGCCGGGCGTGGACTTCGACGAGGTGCGCCGCCGCGCCAGTGCCGCGCTGCGCCGGCTGGACGGCTTCCGCCAGCGGACGCTGCCCACCGAGCAGCGCCGCGCGCTGGACACGCTGCGCCAGCGCGTGGAGGCCGCACGGCGCACCCTGGGCGAGCCGCTCAACCGCGCCGGCTTCGACGCCGTCCGGGGCAACCTCGCCGGGCTCTCGCGCTGCGTGGAGGCGGGCCTCACGGACGAGGCCATCGAGCCGCTGCGCCGCGCCTTCCTCAACGCCCGGCCCGAGGCGGAGGCCCGCGCGCGCACCCTCTTCACCCAGGGCCATGCGCTGGAGGTGCAGCGGGCCCTGCGCGGTGCACTGACTCGCTACGCCGAGGCGCTCGCGTTGGATCCGCTCAACGTGTCCTGGCTGCGCCACTACCAGGCGCTGCGCCAGGAGTCGTGGGGTGTGGCCCCGGAGACCCGGCCCCAGCCCTCGAGTGCCATGCTCTGA
- a CDS encoding DUF2381 family protein translates to MFAAPSFVLLALMLLDGPAVAQPIAAPCQTGVQHIELPAVPSDELPTVCVSAGQATTLSFDTDFLHESLTLEGREKFAKAHVSESTVKLVPSEKLVPGEKLKLTLRFKGNDAPAGAALVLVVHAVQATPYVELHREKRTVESCQRELKEKEAALQQCRADNERLRNERTGPGGIIGLRASGLMDRGGVATRASTKNVAQAATNAFTVSRITAYRSALRVAVEVFLDVPEDAPPWRAESATLTLQGRKGAELRVVALWPAEPIALGALGGSVFVEAEAPADAMAGTFVLRLWDASGARTVTISDITFP, encoded by the coding sequence GTGTTCGCCGCCCCATCCTTCGTCCTGCTTGCGCTCATGCTCTTGGATGGGCCCGCCGTTGCACAGCCGATTGCTGCTCCTTGCCAGACAGGCGTTCAGCACATCGAGCTACCAGCGGTACCCTCGGACGAACTCCCGACGGTCTGCGTCAGCGCAGGGCAGGCCACCACCCTCAGCTTCGATACGGACTTTCTGCATGAATCACTGACGCTGGAGGGCCGGGAGAAGTTCGCCAAGGCGCACGTCAGCGAGAGCACCGTGAAGCTGGTGCCCTCGGAAAAACTGGTGCCTGGGGAGAAGCTGAAGCTGACGTTGCGCTTCAAGGGCAATGATGCACCGGCCGGTGCTGCATTGGTCCTGGTGGTGCACGCTGTGCAGGCGACTCCGTATGTGGAGCTACACCGTGAGAAGCGCACGGTGGAGTCATGTCAGAGGGAGTTGAAGGAGAAGGAGGCTGCACTCCAGCAGTGCCGCGCGGACAACGAACGGCTCCGCAACGAGCGGACCGGACCGGGGGGAATCATTGGGCTGCGTGCGTCCGGGCTCATGGATAGAGGCGGGGTCGCAACCCGCGCCAGCACGAAGAACGTCGCCCAAGCCGCCACGAACGCTTTCACTGTGTCGAGAATCACTGCATACCGCTCTGCTCTGCGCGTGGCCGTGGAGGTGTTCTTGGACGTTCCGGAGGACGCGCCACCCTGGAGAGCGGAGAGCGCGACGCTGACGCTCCAAGGAAGGAAAGGGGCCGAGCTGAGGGTCGTCGCGCTCTGGCCAGCTGAGCCCATTGCTCTTGGAGCGCTCGGCGGAAGCGTCTTCGTGGAAGCAGAAGCGCCAGCGGACGCGATGGCGGGAACCTTCGTGCTGCGGCTCTGGGATGCGAGCGGGGCTCGCACCGTCACCATCAGCGATATCACCTTCCCATAG
- a CDS encoding serine/threonine protein kinase, producing the protein MSIDIPHPDRLAPGDFVGPWKLLEVLGAGGLGRVFKVESEGKVYALKMAVRLPGEKLPGEEDVDGWCMREATAMMGRSPHPNIPRVFQVGRWPNPESGFLFVVMEYVDGLSFTDWRYETHPSAAQLVDVMLPLVRTLADLHKAGIQHRDLNAQNVLIRRDDGRPVLLDFGSASLPGARTLTQGIPPVNLSVVPPEAFEHARLNGEDARFRGGPSADLYALGVLMYQALADGYPFNPELSPERLLAAITLRMPRAPHRVNPKAPKSLSAISMRLLAKRPEDRFDSAETLYKSLWEANKERTSREWKVPLGLPESGPAPVTDEEMQERKRDDERTRLTVEAREAEEDAASAKKDSTDAPPSEEVFARMNTVPVRHTKTLWTWARVRRPVLGMTTAFALVAGLVVLASWWSTNRPDALPSMAPHASTRPVQPGLGQEVAPPWMPPEANAVAASPEAAFTPTTLASPAMLSEDSAPVKTPTTLPSTPLRAARKAVGVATTCTLLTGCPGAQVRPDPPPEACPEGAVEAMEKWNITPGEEHVGVFVRRVNPHYMEVSEGPTTVYISGGQFKDMPGAAALSGRLIFGARVFGRLTQAKTPDGKTFPVCFELEDEEGGRGLIREADGGPGTAKVFSSVTVRAVRKFQ; encoded by the coding sequence ATGAGCATCGACATCCCGCATCCCGACCGGCTCGCTCCGGGCGACTTCGTTGGCCCCTGGAAGCTCCTCGAAGTGCTCGGCGCCGGAGGGCTCGGCCGCGTCTTCAAGGTCGAGAGCGAGGGCAAGGTCTATGCGCTGAAAATGGCGGTGCGGTTGCCCGGCGAAAAACTGCCAGGCGAAGAAGACGTGGACGGATGGTGCATGCGCGAGGCTACGGCGATGATGGGCCGCTCTCCGCATCCGAACATCCCTCGCGTGTTCCAGGTTGGCCGTTGGCCGAATCCGGAATCGGGGTTCTTGTTCGTCGTCATGGAGTACGTAGACGGCCTGAGCTTCACTGACTGGAGGTACGAGACTCATCCGAGCGCCGCTCAGCTCGTGGACGTGATGCTCCCTCTGGTGCGAACGCTGGCGGACTTGCACAAGGCGGGTATTCAGCACCGTGACCTGAACGCGCAAAACGTCCTCATCCGGAGGGACGATGGCAGGCCGGTCCTGTTGGACTTCGGCAGTGCCTCGCTTCCTGGTGCTCGCACGCTCACGCAGGGAATTCCCCCTGTGAACCTCTCCGTGGTTCCGCCTGAAGCCTTCGAACACGCACGCCTGAATGGCGAAGACGCGAGATTCCGGGGAGGCCCGTCCGCCGATCTCTACGCGCTCGGCGTTCTGATGTATCAGGCGCTCGCCGACGGGTATCCGTTCAACCCGGAGCTGTCGCCGGAGAGGTTGCTGGCGGCCATCACCCTGCGCATGCCGCGCGCCCCGCACCGGGTGAATCCCAAGGCGCCGAAGAGTCTGAGCGCCATCAGCATGCGGCTCCTGGCGAAGCGCCCCGAGGACCGCTTCGACAGTGCGGAGACTCTCTACAAGTCCCTCTGGGAAGCCAACAAAGAGAGAACGTCGCGCGAATGGAAGGTTCCTCTGGGTCTGCCTGAAAGCGGACCCGCCCCGGTGACGGACGAAGAGATGCAGGAGCGCAAGCGGGATGATGAGCGAACCCGCCTCACCGTTGAAGCGCGCGAGGCTGAAGAAGACGCAGCTTCGGCTAAGAAGGACTCGACGGATGCGCCTCCGTCCGAAGAGGTCTTCGCGCGCATGAACACAGTGCCTGTGCGGCACACGAAGACCCTCTGGACTTGGGCGCGCGTTCGCCGTCCAGTGTTGGGGATGACCACGGCCTTCGCGCTGGTGGCAGGCCTCGTCGTCCTTGCTTCGTGGTGGAGCACGAACCGGCCGGACGCACTTCCCTCGATGGCGCCTCACGCTTCGACACGGCCAGTGCAGCCAGGGCTGGGCCAGGAAGTGGCGCCGCCCTGGATGCCGCCGGAAGCTAACGCCGTCGCAGCCTCACCCGAGGCCGCATTCACCCCAACGACCCTCGCATCCCCCGCGATGCTCTCCGAGGATTCAGCTCCCGTGAAGACGCCTACGACTCTGCCTTCCACCCCCCTCCGCGCCGCGCGAAAGGCGGTCGGAGTGGCGACGACCTGCACCTTGCTGACTGGGTGTCCAGGTGCCCAAGTGCGTCCAGATCCTCCCCCAGAGGCGTGTCCCGAAGGCGCCGTGGAGGCCATGGAGAAGTGGAACATCACCCCCGGAGAGGAGCACGTCGGGGTATTCGTCCGGCGGGTCAACCCCCACTACATGGAGGTGAGCGAAGGCCCGACCACGGTCTACATCTCCGGTGGCCAGTTCAAGGACATGCCGGGCGCAGCGGCGCTGTCGGGGCGTCTGATCTTCGGAGCTCGCGTGTTCGGGCGACTCACGCAGGCGAAGACGCCCGATGGCAAGACCTTCCCGGTCTGCTTCGAGTTGGAGGACGAAGAAGGCGGGCGCGGGCTCATTCGTGAGGCCGACGGCGGCCCTGGCACCGCCAAGGTCTTCAGCAGCGTCACCGTGAGAGCGGTTCGTAAGTTCCAGTAG